One genomic segment of Bremerella sp. JC817 includes these proteins:
- a CDS encoding helix-turn-helix domain-containing protein yields MSQGSKSKLTIEEIFKAFADPTVAERFPPILTLERASELFGVPEGTIRDWKSRGHLDAFTSKKGKHVRFFRDRFVLWFFTD; encoded by the coding sequence ATGTCACAAGGTTCTAAATCTAAGTTGACGATCGAGGAAATTTTCAAAGCGTTTGCGGACCCGACGGTCGCCGAGCGCTTTCCGCCAATTTTGACTCTAGAGCGTGCATCGGAGCTTTTTGGCGTTCCCGAAGGCACGATCCGTGACTGGAAGTCACGTGGCCACTTGGACGCTTTTACCTCCAAGAAGGGAAAGCATGTCCGTTTCTTCCGCGACCGATTCGTCTTGTGGTTCTTCACAGATTGA
- a CDS encoding tyrosine-type recombinase/integrase, with protein sequence MNHLRAKGRASRTLDKYQFCFDLLEKIAKDRGVKKVSDVDLNLIDAFRADRIAGNTAEKRKPAAPKTITNDIVSIKQLVNFCVKRKLIRENPLSDLEIRKPPRTIQPVWSRDEVQAILNKARSPFLEPLIFYADSGARFGEGRWLTWKDVDLEKGVVHIQPKQGWKPKTGEQRVFHMSERMKEMFGQMPKKYRWVFTAKPTARYPEKGRQISERTLLTYLRRIPDELGLEGHLHTFKHSFVTHALIDLKVPREVIRRSVGTLDDRVLDYYVHVHDQEAQNMMKLVSGTYRKTTEDNDPLK encoded by the coding sequence ATGAACCACTTGAGAGCAAAGGGGCGTGCATCCCGAACGCTCGACAAGTACCAGTTCTGTTTTGATCTGTTGGAAAAGATTGCCAAAGATCGTGGCGTCAAGAAGGTATCTGACGTTGACTTAAATCTGATAGATGCGTTTCGCGCGGATCGGATTGCCGGGAATACGGCGGAAAAGAGAAAACCCGCTGCTCCGAAGACGATTACGAACGACATCGTGTCTATCAAGCAGCTCGTGAATTTTTGCGTCAAGCGAAAGCTCATTCGCGAGAATCCACTATCGGATCTCGAAATTCGCAAGCCCCCCCGGACGATTCAGCCAGTTTGGTCTAGAGATGAGGTACAGGCGATATTGAATAAGGCCAGATCGCCTTTCCTGGAACCATTGATTTTCTACGCAGATAGCGGAGCGCGTTTCGGCGAGGGACGCTGGCTAACTTGGAAAGATGTGGATCTTGAGAAGGGGGTTGTCCATATTCAACCCAAGCAGGGCTGGAAACCCAAAACCGGAGAACAACGGGTATTCCATATGAGCGAACGGATGAAGGAGATGTTTGGGCAGATGCCGAAAAAGTACCGTTGGGTATTTACGGCCAAGCCAACTGCCCGCTATCCCGAGAAGGGACGGCAGATTTCCGAACGTACGCTGCTAACTTATCTCAGGAGAATCCCGGATGAACTCGGCCTGGAAGGTCATCTCCATACCTTTAAGCATTCTTTCGTAACGCATGCCCTGATTGATCTGAAAGTTCCGCGTGAGGTGATACGCCGCAGTGTGGGAACGCTGGACGATCGTGTGCTGGACTACTACGTCCATGTGCATGATCAGGAGGCCCAAAATATGATGAAACTTGTTTCCGGGACGTACCGGAAAACAACGGAAGATAACGATCCGTTAAAGTAG
- a CDS encoding radical SAM protein — translation MNYNFRDYTVLGITQSLCPECHGVVPAKIITRGNRVYFRKRCPEHGQRDDYVCSDVAWYDQAQFNVPGKIPRDFGVEPSKGCPLDCGLCTEHEQHTCIGLLEITSSCNLACPMCYAASGPGGKHLTLEECQRTIDRYVEVEGKPEVLQLSGGEPTIHPDFRAILDYALSRPIDYVMINTNGIRLAHDPGLIDFLAARRDRVEVYLQFDGFRESTSLQLRGEALVETKLKAVENCGEAGLHVNLVATLQPGVNDDELGKLVEYCAARPWITGLSLQPATYSGRHVLPEELENRITFPDVIRGIVEQTGGMYTEADFMPLPCAHPNCHQMSYAYRRQGELVPLMRFIKAAEHLDLLSGGISFQRGAVKDLLERYLVREACCPGGSCAPPSSSESSGMPLTVLSSKSPLEELIGALNTSDPRYAEAAVDFFSRAMQEQIGAEDVFRIMITSFLDVYNFDVRRVMKCCVHHLLPSGHVVPFCAYNVLYRDGHVPLPPLKSTAEISG, via the coding sequence ATGAACTACAACTTCCGCGACTACACCGTTTTGGGAATCACACAAAGCTTGTGCCCCGAATGTCATGGCGTTGTGCCGGCCAAGATCATCACACGCGGTAACCGGGTTTACTTCCGCAAGCGATGCCCGGAGCATGGCCAACGCGATGACTATGTCTGCTCGGACGTGGCCTGGTACGATCAAGCTCAGTTCAATGTGCCTGGCAAGATTCCGCGGGACTTTGGTGTCGAGCCTTCCAAAGGGTGTCCACTCGACTGCGGGCTTTGTACCGAGCACGAGCAGCATACGTGCATCGGCTTGCTTGAGATCACTTCGAGCTGCAACCTGGCATGTCCGATGTGCTACGCCGCCAGTGGTCCTGGCGGGAAGCATTTGACGCTGGAGGAATGCCAACGAACGATCGACCGCTACGTCGAAGTGGAAGGCAAGCCGGAAGTGCTGCAGCTCTCGGGCGGCGAACCGACGATTCATCCCGACTTCAGGGCAATTCTCGATTACGCTCTCTCGCGCCCGATCGACTACGTGATGATCAACACCAACGGAATTCGCCTGGCGCACGATCCTGGTTTGATCGATTTTCTCGCGGCGAGACGGGATCGCGTCGAGGTCTATTTGCAGTTCGATGGTTTCCGCGAGTCGACGTCGCTCCAGCTGCGTGGCGAAGCCTTGGTCGAAACCAAATTGAAGGCGGTCGAGAACTGCGGCGAAGCGGGCCTGCATGTGAATCTGGTTGCGACATTGCAGCCAGGCGTGAACGACGACGAACTTGGCAAGCTGGTCGAGTACTGTGCGGCCCGGCCTTGGATCACCGGTTTGAGCCTACAGCCGGCAACCTATTCCGGGCGGCACGTGTTGCCGGAAGAGCTGGAAAACCGGATCACGTTTCCAGATGTGATTCGCGGCATTGTCGAACAAACCGGTGGTATGTATACCGAAGCCGATTTCATGCCGCTCCCCTGTGCCCATCCCAACTGCCATCAAATGTCGTACGCGTACCGTCGCCAGGGAGAACTCGTTCCGCTGATGCGGTTCATCAAAGCGGCCGAGCATCTCGATCTGCTGTCAGGCGGGATTTCCTTTCAGCGTGGTGCGGTGAAGGATCTGCTCGAACGCTATCTGGTGCGCGAGGCCTGTTGTCCTGGCGGCAGTTGTGCCCCGCCCTCCTCTTCCGAGAGTAGTGGCATGCCTCTGACCGTTCTAAGTTCCAAGAGCCCGCTCGAAGAATTGATCGGCGCGTTAAACACTTCTGACCCACGCTATGCCGAGGCGGCCGTCGATTTCTTTTCCCGGGCCATGCAGGAACAGATCGGTGCGGAAGATGTTTTCCGGATCATGATCACCTCGTTCCTCGACGTCTACAACTTTGACGTCCGCCGGGTGATGAAGTGCTGCGTGCATCATCTATTGCCAAGCGGACATGTCGTTCCGTTTTGTGCCTACAATGTGCTCTATCGCGACGGGCACGTGCCGCTCCCGCCTCTCAAGTCGACTGCTGAGATCTCTGGATGA
- a CDS encoding prolipoprotein diacylglyceryl transferase family protein — MNQVIYMAIMGVAITVGFVLLRLFQEKLELARWEKLGIAVGGFCGAMIGAKLPFALYDYNGLMDGTAWFAHGKTIIAGLLGGYFGVELAKWVMDIRTKTGDSFVVPVAVSIGIGRWACFMAGCCFGKECNLPWSFAFPLAPDGGTLLRHPTQIYESIFHLTCAVVFFVLWKKKCFPGQLFKIYLIAYMTFRFFTEWLRPEPTFAWGLTAYQWAAIAAIPLFAFLIWRDQQQLDALAKEPPISDGSR, encoded by the coding sequence ATGAATCAAGTCATTTACATGGCCATCATGGGCGTGGCGATCACGGTCGGCTTTGTGCTACTGCGGTTGTTTCAAGAGAAGCTCGAACTGGCTCGGTGGGAAAAACTGGGGATTGCGGTCGGTGGTTTCTGCGGCGCTATGATCGGCGCGAAGCTCCCTTTCGCCCTGTACGACTACAACGGGCTGATGGATGGCACGGCCTGGTTCGCGCATGGCAAGACAATCATCGCCGGACTGCTGGGCGGCTACTTCGGCGTCGAACTGGCCAAGTGGGTCATGGATATCCGCACCAAAACGGGCGACAGCTTTGTGGTGCCGGTGGCCGTTTCGATTGGCATCGGACGCTGGGCCTGCTTTATGGCAGGCTGCTGTTTCGGGAAAGAGTGCAATCTGCCTTGGAGCTTTGCGTTTCCTTTGGCACCCGATGGCGGCACCCTGCTCCGCCATCCAACGCAGATCTACGAATCGATCTTTCACCTGACATGCGCTGTGGTCTTCTTCGTGCTGTGGAAGAAGAAATGCTTCCCGGGGCAGTTGTTTAAGATCTACCTGATCGCCTACATGACGTTCCGGTTCTTCACCGAATGGTTGCGACCAGAACCAACGTTCGCATGGGGATTGACGGCCTATCAGTGGGCAGCGATCGCGGCGATTCCTCTGTTTGCTTTTCTGATCTGGCGCGATCAGCAGCAACTGGATGCCCTAGCAAAAGAGCCGCCCATATCGGACGGCTCTCGTTGA